CCAAAGGTACTTcttttatagcatcctactttcatttattcctattaatgtcctaataagaaaaaaagaaattataatttttttttataaaagtatagcATGTTTAAATAGAAAGATATGAAagcaaacaaataaatgaaagtacattgatatttaAATAATGAGTATTGTTCGGTTTACAGGAAGTTGAAGGAATTAAAGTTCTTCAGCTAGAAACAGCAGCTGGTGCTGCAATCAaggtatcatcatcatctccataTTCTTCTTTAATTTCCCTTTATTTTTTATATACAAATATTAAATGTTTtactaattttaatttaatttcaaTCAGTTTTTCGATAATGCGATTGGAATCATCGTTCCCCGATCTCGATTCCTTCCAGTGAAAGCAAGTTCATATCTGCTCCTTGTTCaagtttgattatatatatatatatatatatatatatatatatataattaattatttatttattatagtcTGATCTTTACCCGGAAAAAGATGGGTATTTGGTCCGTAATCCAGCTAGGACAGATCCAGCAAACCCTTCAATTGAATTGGGTCCTGAGTTTAAGAAGGTTTCGTTACTTTACTTTCATTTATtatattaactaaaaataaattccatAAATGAAATCAAAGTAGGAATATGTTATAAttgaaataaaagtaaaaaaaaaatgttttatcagGTTGGAGATTTCTTGAAGCGTTTCAAGTCCATCCCCAGTATTATCGAGCCAGATAGCTTGAAGGTTTCTGGTGACGTGTGGTTTGGATCTTCATTTGTTCTCAAGGGTAAAGTGGTCATTGTAGCAAAGTCCGGAGACAAGTTGGAAATCCCTGATAAAGTCGTAATTCAAAACAAGGTCGTTTCTAAATTACAACTATTTTGTATGTTtgtatgattaaaaaaaatatttatgaatTATGATTTGATTGTGGGATATGGTGGTTGCAGGAAGTCCATGGTGCTGGTGATATCTAAACAAGTTAGGTTTTGGTGGGAGTGGTTGGTTTACATTACTTGAGTTTTTGTTTTCCCTTTCGGTAATCATAATATTTTGTGTAATATGTGTTTTTATTGTCAGTATAATAAATCAAGAATTTCGATTTTTATGACAGATCACATTCACATGCGgctttttcttatatatattaaaaaaagaaaaagaaaatatttgtgCTTGGAATTTATTCATTTAACGACGTCTTTTTTGTCGTCATTTTAATTGCTGAATGGTGGTTTTGTTGTTTTTAGCCCATGGTTTTTGAGTGGATATTTTTCTAGTTCTAAAGTAGAAAGTGAGATGAGGGGGTTAGGTTAGGTACTTAGGCTAAAGGGATTAGGCTAAAGGGAGTGGAGGTGTCAAGGGAGGTGTTAAGAAAAATGCTAAAGGTGTTACACCACTCCCTATCTTATGCCTAGGAGGATGCTAAGAAAGAGATGCCATGAGTGTAGCGAGGGGAGAGAGGAGAAAGAGAGAAAGCTGAAAGTATGAAGGTGGATTGAAGTATATCTAGTAAGTGAGGACTGAGGTGACAGGAATAGGATAAAGATGAATCgtatatcatcaggacaattctCTGGGCAGATACCCAACCAAGGTTGGACATCATTGCCTGGCATACCACATCCACAACAGCAGAACATAATGCGTAATAATCTTAGTATGGAGCCTGGTTTTTTCAAGGCTCGCCGATTTATACAGGAGAGAATGTAAGTTTCTCATTTACAAACAACTATTGTTTCTTTCcattctctttattattattattattattattattattatttttcttaaattacttttttgtttttgtatgctCTTAGTGTTGACCTAGTTTTAGACTCGATAAGCTTAGGCCTGGTTCAGTTTCCTGTAAGGGCATGTGACTCCCTATTTCATCTCAACACCAAGTGATTATACTTACACCCCCTCCCCTCCTTGTGTTGATTTATTATCCATCATGCCTGGCTGCCTGCTTAGTAGATCTGATCTTTTTGTGTGTCTGTCTAATTTGATCTTTTTCTACTCTTAACGTTTTTAAATCTTCTTCTCTAGCTATGAATTCTTAATGCAGCGAAAAAAACACAAGAGATAGCTCCAAAGAAGGTGATGGACATTATTAGACGCCTAGAAGAAGGCATGTTCAAGACTGCAACCACAAAGGTAAAATCTATTTTTCTTAGCATTGAATTTTGAAAGAATCCATCTAGTTGATAACCGGAAACATATATGACTAAAGTATACAAATTGTTATATGTTTTAGGAGGAATACATGAATTTAGATACATTGTAAATAAAAGTTCCATTAGTTATAGTTACATAATTAATGAAATTACATCACTTGTTAGTCCCACACAAAAGGAAAAATGAAATTACATCACTTGTTGAGGTAATCTTTATTTGGATTTTGGTAAAGTTAAGTCAACTCTAATTTAACTTTTGATTCTAAAGACTACAACTAGTTTAAATTTTGATATCAATATGTTAGGATGCATTGACTCAATCAAACTTTGAGAATTATAGCTCAAAAGCTTGTGATTCTCTAAGTAAGTTACCTTTTTACCCGTTGATTCCTTGAAAAACACTCCTTGTTTGTTGCCTTCATGCATATCACAAGCATCTGCTCGCCAAGTAAGTTacctttttaccctttgactTTGTTGCTCAAGGTTGTTGACTAATTTCTATGTTGCTTTTTTTGTTGCTTAGATAAGGGGTAGAGCAGGGCGTGTGCAACCAGGGGAATGTTTCAAGAGCCATTAGCTGTAAGTTGACTAATTTCTATGTTGCTTTACCCTCAATGTGTTTATGATGCTTTTTCTAAATATCAACTACCCGAGCTTTTAAGAACTCCTTTAAATTCTCTTTGTTTTCAAATAATAAGTTGGGAAGTTGGAAGTATTGGAGAGTTTTTATCAGCTGCTTTGCATCCTCCAGAGCCATTAGCTGTAAGTTTTAACTATTCTTGATGATTTGAATCTTAATGAATGATTCAAATTGCTAAATGATAGAACTTTAATTTGTTCTAGGTCCAAAATACTTCCATTGGATCCGAAATTAGGGAAAATGATGATAATGGGTGCTTTTTTTTTCGTTGCTTTGATCTTATTCTTACAATTGTTGCTGTACTTGGTGTCAGGGATCCTTTCCTTTTGGCTCAAGAGAAGAAAGACGTGAGTAATCCAGCTACTTTCACacaagggcattttggtcttttCCTGATATCTTTTGTATGTCTATTTCACCAAGCTAGTACAGCAAAATCTTTTGTATGTCTATTTCAGCAAGCTAGATAAGTCCATATGTTACTCagttttgttcttttttatttttaacatgtgcAGCATAGCGAGACATCAATGTCCTTCAAAACTATGGATGATGGCCAAGTCTTACTCTATGCAGTAAGTATTGAAGAAATAGCAATGCAATTTCATTCATTTGTGTCATAATTCTTTCATAGTTCTCTAGGGATATTTTTCCTTGTGTCATAGAATGATCGGCTCCTATcttgttttttgatatttatatgcattttttaaacatatttatttaTTGTATTGCATGTTAAGTTACCGAGTATAAAAAAGCTTGCTGATCATGCAGGTGTTCAAAACAATAGAAAATTTTTAAACATATTTCTTTATTGTATTGCATGTTAAGCTACCGAGTATAAAAAAGCTTGCTGATCATGTAGGTGTTCAAGACAATAGAAAATTTTTAAACATATTTCTTTATGTATTGAATGTTAAGATACCGATTTGCCATGTGTAGGTACTGACAACTCTTGCAACCTCCTTCCATGCCCTGAAGCCTCTCAAAGTTCCTACATAAGGTTATTCCTTTATAAAGGAAATTGTTAAAGGAGAATTTAGTCATGGGTTTCTTTTAAGGTTGTAcatgttttgttttctataataaatattatgcaatattagcaatgtgttacatttacttactattggaatgattatttataTTTGACATAgtagtgcaatgaattatctttattgtttatggtattttattttgtattatgagatttttaatgtgttatttagtttgaaaattagtaaatttatcaaaaacatataattttaaaaaaattgaaaattatgaCATGCAAAAATGCGTGTcttcttcctttatgacatgggcttccttgatacgcattgcgtgtcataaacacgtgtgtcgtaaggttacgacatgcaaatgcgtgtaatcttcctttatgacagggccttccttgatacgcaatgcgCGTCGtacacgcgcgtcgtaaatgcgtgtcataaatgcgcgtcgtaaatgcgcgtcgtctctctttatgacagggccttccttgacgcgcatttgcgcgtcgtctaagagttttacgacgcgcaatgagcgtcgtaaaaggctatttttctagtagtgaccatCACTGTCTGTCTAACTCCTCcggtcatcggaacccaaacccggcCATATCGGGTCAGTAGCCCGCGGCTATCCCGAACAAACCGGGtcctatctgtcacaccccaaaaccatgaacggcggaaacgttttggggcggaggacgtcatgtacagtatcacaacaatgaaaagtagtaaacaagcaacaacatcatccatttcattaataatataattttaatacaagtgttctgttaaattataatagacactaaagtataaacaaaatgaaagatgagtcttgaacgagctccatcttctctaaaccttgcatcggtacctgtctactgttgacctgaggatacaagttattttgaaagagagtatcagctttaaagctggtaagATCATATGTATTAATgcgtcttaatttgtatgtaagtatttgtttgacatgtaatgaaagagtggaaaatgttttgaaagagagttcgtgtaagtatgagaatgtttgtaaaacaactgtaaacgtttgaaaaaccctagaaatccctatgattcctactatattaaaagggagtcttctaccaagacctaaccgtTCTAAATGTAATCTTccaccaagacttaactgttttatatgttcgtttcttgtaaaagtgtgtaattttcccaagtgtaactatcattaacaaaatatagtttgtacattaatgtttaagtgaaatgatcactaaatatatgtaaagggtaaattaatgtagtactgtagtgttgtattataggaactactgttgtactaactaccttaaaccgaatttatattaaggtattatgtgattaattgtaccatactatcgactaggtaacacgatgatgtaggtcgtaaaaaggtatgacgtttggcacccgcagacctgcaggtgcggctgtagctagtagcatGGTGtacgatagtcaatccagtatagatctatacgcaaactcatgctctccccccccccccccaagagactctggctacaactcgggccataacattgaaggcatgctccgatacagtggatcacaattatgttaacgtattcatgtatatgtaatgtattgttaatcgttctagtatcgttgtatatgttctctttctagtatagttgtaaatgttctctttctagtatagttgtatatgttctcttctagtatagttgtatatgttctcttctagtatagttatatatgttcttcttctagtatagttgtatatgttctctttctagtatagttgtatatgttcttcttctagtatagttgtatatgttctctttctagatgtatctatgtaaatgtaatcatgtaaacatatctatgtaatagtatagtaatatactgtaatgttctacgtgtgctagctgtaatgtgtgttctctctctatctagcatgtatagtaatgtattgtgtgtactagctataatgtgtgttctctctatctagcaattattgactcatgaatgaaatgactcattgtatgatatcgcattctagtaatagttctagtatcttcctaaactacccatatggtagcttactagtaatttaactggtacgtatgaacatggatgtatacccttgctacccaagggcattggatgaactggaaggacctttatgactatatatgtacataggatatataactaatatttaaacaaccttcggacggatacccaatgtcacaccagaccacatctcaagcgcgaaaaggaaatatggtggatagccttcctaagtcttttaaacatttcttatataactatacatatataggcatgcagttgataatatatatatatatatatatatatatatatatatatatatatatatatgtatatatatatatatagataacagagtttaagtaaaagtatttgataagtaaaagaatttgtaaaacagtttgaagtaaaacagtttgaacagtaataaaatcattggttttgtagttattaatcacatgtgattgatgtaataactacaagtattcaacttgtatcccccccccataaaatcatttaaaacatttaaaagtatttcataggttagttaaaggggtacgaactcacctgttgtgagtggatcggatggaagtgtcggataagtacTTGGTGTCAAGtcaagacttagacacgcacaaagatcctaattacatatgaggacatatgtatataaacaattagtctctaaacaactaataaacaagccaggacactctaggacatgacaaacactttgtataagtgttataagtgctaaggagtgcatctaagtgttgtagggaaaggctagtgtgtttggggttcaaggaacacttctaaaatgagtttactccctaaagaccaacactccttgagtttatggtcataaattcttgagtttacgatcgtaaactcctaaccttttgaccatttgatgttttgaagtcttctaagctattccaaacattcctacttcatgtttaagccttaggaagtgttgtgtggcatcagaacactcctaaatggagtttacggtctaaggaccatttctccatgagtttactaccttaaactcatgagtttactaccttaaactcatgagtttactaccttaaactcacaagcttggtatttgggggttttcaagtccttagctcaatcatggcactagtctaggttagattctaggcataaggaacaaccatgggacaTTTATGGGTCATTTATACAaattttaaggtgtttacggttttgggagatccccaaactgtaaacacatataaatgtagGACTTTTGTCCTTTTTGTGTGAtacactcatcaaggatggatctagacaagtccctaaggcattgtgaagcatctagacaccctaaagcaccctaaggcactatatttggtgtttacggttttgggagcctcccaaaaccgttaataccttgttcttggtgttcatgggacttttccttggtataaacatgtatagctagctttaaatgactctaggatagaagtactaacactgtggaagcttgaaataaactttaagtccaagaacactagtgtgtgttcttggtgttcttggtgttttgaaaaaactagtcaaaacacataaatgaatggattaaaggatgtacaatcactagattaattgatatactaacttgaaagggctagaatcacttactagattgaagatatttgaacaaaacttggatgatacttgagaggatttttggagtttactcttttggtaaatggggagtaaacacaaatgactagtttttggggagtaaactcatgcttaaggcatgagtttacgtttttggatgatttttcgacccaaacataaaagtttggtcgtgaacttctaagacacgaggtgtttgcggtttttaaatttcaaaacccgagacaacactttctttcacccgttcgtttaaagaataatattaaaataatcaattgaacttatttttcccaaaaacaagtaaaagtgaacttgacttataatatggagtgattgacttttagggtttgaccaaacgaaaatttcgagttgtcgcACTTTCGTCCTTAATCCTTTCCAATTTCCTGTTCTCCGGTTTCATACCCTCGATCTGAGCATCTTTGACCAAACCCACCAGcagggaatccaccgctatcctcatacatctgGCTGGCGTAGAAAACCCAGCTGACTTGCAGCTCAGGGCGTCCGCGACCACATTCGGTTTAccaagatggtaaaggatctcacaatcacagtccttgactacatccagccacctgcgctaccTCATATTCAGGTTCAGCTGATCCATAATTTGCctaaaactcttgtgatccgtgtatatggtacaatggaccccgtacagatagtgctttaaaatcttgagagcgaagaccacccctcccaactcaagatcgtgtgtggggtatctcgtctcatgcggcttcaactgttgtgctgcataagctatcacccgcccactctgcatgaggactgcccctaagCCCGCGATGGACACATCACAATATATCacgaaatcctccactccctctgggagtgtcaacactggcgCCTCACATAACCGCttccggagggtctcaaacgccctctgctgctccgggccccaccgAAATTCCactcccttcctcgttagacgagtcaGGGGTACAGAAACCTTgaagaaatcacgaatgaatctccaataataccccGCTAAGCCCAGAAAAATcttgatgtctgagggagatctcggagcctcccactgcataaccgcccccaccttggccggatcgaccaaaatctcatcCTGGTTAaggagatgtccaaggaactgaacttcccgcaaccagaactcacacttcgagaacttggcataaagtcgaTCCCGTTGCAGCACCTCCAacagctccctgagatgctcctcatgctggtcTCGGGTCTTGgtatacaccaagatatcatctataaacacaatgaccgagcaatcgtgcatcggtctgcagactcggttcatcagatccatgaacactgttggcgcgttggtgagtccaaacggcatcaccacgaactcgtaataacCATAACAAGTCCGGAACGCGGTCTTTTCcacatcttcctccctcaccctgacctggtggtaacccgatctcaaatcaatcttggaaaaccaagatgcaccctacagcTGGTCGAAgatatcatctatcctcgggagcggataacggttctttaccgttaacttattcaactccctatagtcaatgcacatcctgtgcgaaccatccttcttctgaaagaaaaggatcggtgctccccagggtgagctacTCAGACGAATAAACTGCTTTCCCAGTtgttcctgcaactgagatgacagctcctgcatctctggcggtgccaaaCAGTACgacaccttggcgataggggccgcacctggcactagatcaatcctaaactcaacctgcctcaccggaggcactccgggtaactcctccggaaatacatcagcaaactctctaaccacaGGGACCTATGAAACTATTACCTGCTCTCTAACCCGTGTATCTACCACAAACGCCAAATAATCGGCACAcctgtgctgaatatactgtcgagccctggctgccgaacagAACCCTGATCCcgacctggtgccctcaccatataccaccagttctcccccacttggggttcgaaacaccacccgctgaccctcacattcgatcatggcgccaaaacggctaagccaatccattcccacaatcacgcatacatcccccatgacgataggaatcaaatctattggGAAAGACACTCCAAAAATCTCCAACTTGCATCCCCGGtagactgaagaagcagaaaccccgtgctcgttggtgatcgaaactcgcaacaggcactcaagatcatctatcagcacactgaaccctctagagcaggtctgagatacgaacgaccgactcgccccagattcaaataaaaccaaagtaggcaaagaatttactaaaaacgtacctgaTCATAGGTACAACCAATAAGCATAGCACAATTTCAATAACTGAGATAGAGAATAGAAACATactagcaaccacatccggtgttgccttggcctcctcggccgtgagctggaaggaacgaccctgagccttcggaggctccatctTGATTGGCCTCCCATCCccaatcctcacagtagctg
The genomic region above belongs to Lactuca sativa cultivar Salinas chromosome 4, Lsat_Salinas_v11, whole genome shotgun sequence and contains:
- the LOC128133557 gene encoding UTP--glucose-1-phosphate uridylyltransferase 2-like, whose amino-acid sequence is MKYSKAMVASQLFEEPVDLSVASRVIPISILLDLFFSSFIIFEELQQHKLHLLITYQKSTFVVGMICCEEELQSRWVNLNALKRLVQADALKMEIIRNPKEVEGIKVLQLETAAGAAIKFFDNAIGIIVPRSRFLPVKASSYLLLVQSDLYPEKDGYLVRNPARTDPANPSIELGPEFKKVGDFLKRFKSIPSIIEPDSLKVSGDVWFGSSFVLKGKVVIVAKSGDKLEIPDKVVIQNKEVHGAGDI